In Chromatiales bacterium, the genomic stretch CCCCGAATTCCTGCGCCGGGGCGGTATCGTGGCGATTGCCGAAATTGATACCCGCAAGCTGACGCGTATCCTGCGCGACAAGGGTGCGATGTCCGGCTGCATCATGACCGGCGAGATCGATTCGCGAACTGCGGTCGATCATGCACGACGCTTCCCTGGTCTCGCAGGGATGGATCTGGCGAAGATCGTCAGTACCAAGGACAACTATCAGTGGAACCTGGGCGCTGCGTGGCCGGGACCGGGACCGATCAGGCCAAAGCGCAGTGGCGCCTTCGAAGTCGTGGCTTACGACTTCGGCATCAAGCGCAATATTCTCCGCTTGCTGGTCGATAATGGATGCCGCGTTACCGTGGTGCCGGCACAGACGCCGGCCGAGGAAGTGCTGGCCCGCCGCCCGGACGGGATTTTCTTGTCGAACGGCCCAGGTGATCCCGAACCCTGCACGTATGCGATTGAAGCGATCCGGCAGATCCTGGCCACCGGAACGCCGGTATTCGGTATTTGCCTTGGGCACCAGCTGCTGGCGCTGGCGAGTGGCGCGAAAACGGTCAAGATGAAGTTTGGCCATCACGGTGCCAATCATCCTGTGCAGGATCTTGAAACCGGTCGCGTCATGATCACCAGTCAGAACCATGGGTTTGCCGTGGATGAGGCGAGCCTGCCGGATAACCTGCGACCGACACACCGCTCCCTGTTTGATAATTCACTTCAGGGAATCGAAAGAACTGATTGTCCTGCATATAGTTTTCAAGGGCATCCGGAAGCCAGTCCGGGGCCTCATGACATTCGTTCCCTGTTTTCACGCTTCAGCAACCTGATGCGCCAGCGTGTGCAGCAGGGTGCGGGCGCGGCTACCGCCGGCAAGTAGCCTTAATTCCCGGATACCTGAACAGCCATGCCCCGTCGTACCGACATCGAGAGCATCCTGATCATAGGCGCCGGGCCGATCGTTATCGGCCAGGCCTGTGAATTCGACTACTCCGGCGTGCAGGCCTGCAAGGCCCTGCGGCAGGAAGGTTACCGGGTCATCCTGGTCAACTCGAACCCTGCCACGATCATGACCGATCCGGAAATGGCCGATGCTGTCTACATCGAGCCGGTCAACTGGCAGACGGTTGCGCGAATCATCGAAAAAGAGAAACCCGACGCGCTGCTGCCCACGATGGGTGGCCAGACTGCGCTCAACTGTGCACTCGATCTCGAGCGCCATGGGGTGCTTGCCCGGTTTGAAGTCGAGATGATCGGTGCTTCGCGCGATGCGATCGATACCGCCGAGGATCGCGAACTGTTTCGCCAGGCGATGAACGAAATCGGGTTGTCGGTTGCCCATGCCGAGATCGCGCACTCGCTGGAGGAGGCGATTCAGGCCCAGGCGCGAATCGGCTTTCCGACCATTATCCGGCCGTCGTTTACGCTCGGCGGCAGTGGCAGCGGTATCGCCTATAACCGCGAAGAATTCGAGGCGATGGCTGCGCATGGCCTCGACCTGTCGCCGACGACGCAGATCCTGCTTGAGGAGTCGGTGATCGGCTGGAAAGAATTCGAGATGGAGGTGGTGCGCGACCGCAACGACAACTGCATCATCATCTGCTCGATCGAAAACGTGGACGCCATGGGTGTGCATACCGGTGATTCGATCACGGTTGCAC encodes the following:
- the carA gene encoding glutamine-hydrolyzing carbamoyl-phosphate synthase small subunit; this encodes MEAALLALRDGTLFHGISVGAPGRTIGEVVFNTAMTGYQEILTDPSYCRQIVTLTYPHIGNTATNSEDHESERIFAAGLVIRDLPAVSSSWRAEVPFPEFLRRGGIVAIAEIDTRKLTRILRDKGAMSGCIMTGEIDSRTAVDHARRFPGLAGMDLAKIVSTKDNYQWNLGAAWPGPGPIRPKRSGAFEVVAYDFGIKRNILRLLVDNGCRVTVVPAQTPAEEVLARRPDGIFLSNGPGDPEPCTYAIEAIRQILATGTPVFGICLGHQLLALASGAKTVKMKFGHHGANHPVQDLETGRVMITSQNHGFAVDEASLPDNLRPTHRSLFDNSLQGIERTDCPAYSFQGHPEASPGPHDIRSLFSRFSNLMRQRVQQGAGAATAGK